One genomic region from Listeria monocytogenes encodes:
- a CDS encoding cold-shock protein has translation MEQGTVKWFNAEKGFGFIERENGDDVFVHFSAIQGDGFKSLDEGQAVTFDVEEGQRGPQAANVQKA, from the coding sequence ATGGAACAAGGTACAGTAAAATGGTTTAACGCAGAAAAAGGATTTGGTTTTATCGAACGCGAAAACGGTGACGATGTATTCGTACATTTCAGCGCTATCCAAGGCGACGGATTCAAATCTTTAGACGAAGGTCAAGCAGTAACTTTCGACGTTGAAGAAGGCCAACGCGGACCTCAAGCAGCTAACGTTCAAAAAGCGTAA